The DNA sequence GCAGATCAGGCTGGAGGGCAGGGCGGTGGATGTTTTGGTGTTGGAAGGAACGGTGGGTAGGGGGGCGTAGGCAGGTGACGGCGGGTGATCGTGGCGTTGGGCGGAGTTTCATTGGGGAAGCAATGCGTTCCTGAGCGGGTGCTTCCTATTCGCCGCATTCGCGGCTGGGTTGGCGCGGGACCCATTCGACCCCGGGTTGACACCTCCGTTGCCCAGAGGACTCCGCCGTCGCTGCCAAGCTCGACGCCTCCCGGGCTCCTCCTGACTCACCCCGCAGGCGACCCTGAGCCGCAGCTACGCAGCTCTATAAGGATGGCCTGAAAGGGGCTCGTGGGGTTACCGACGCCAACCGCAGCTTCGCGGCTCTCCCCTAACCCACGACACTGCAAAGGGGAACGTGCTTTTTTATTGAAGTAGTACGCAGGGCGACAGCCCGGGGGGCGAGCCGAGCCGCGTAGGCGGCGACAGCAGGTGGTCATGAGTGGGAGACGGGAGCGCGAGGTTAGCGTGCTCCAGAGGAGAATTTCGATGTCGAGCGGTGAGTTATTGCCGAGAAGGGATTTCATCAAGGGCGCTGTCGCCCTGAGCGGCTTGGGCGGTTGCGTCGGGGTCTCGCCGGAGGTGGTTTCGCTGGAGCCGCGACTCGACCCGGACCGCAGTTTCTGGACCTTCGTCGGCAGTGAGGAGTGGTCTCAGGACGGCCAGGGGGTCCTCTATTCGCCGGTCTGGAACCAGAGGAAGGCTCGCTTCAGCGATCTGCTGAAACGGGAGGACTTTGCCTACCCCAGCCGGGAGGTTTTGGCCGATACCGACATCAGCCTGGAATTTCAGACCTTCTACTGGTCGGTGACCAACCTGTCGATTGTCTTGCGGGCGCAGGACGACCGCCGGTTCTATTGCGTCGGGTTCGACGACATGGGGCGAAAGGGCGCCAAGTACGCGGTGCGCCTCTTTGTCCAGGACGGTTCCGGTTACCGGCGCGACATTGCCAGTGGTTTCGCGCCTCATCCCGGATTGCCTGAGCGTTGGGTGCAGCGTGGACCCCGTCCCGAAGAGTGGGAAAAGGCGACGCCCGGCTGGATCAAGGCCCGGGTTCTGGCAGAGGGGGACCGGATTCAGGTCTTGGTGGACGGCCAACGGGTGCTGGAGACCCGGGACGGGACCTACCGGGCCGGTCGGGCGGGGCTGATGGTCCGGGGGCCGGTCAAGATGCGCCGGTTGTCCCTGCGGGGAAGGAGAGGCCGCCTGGACAGCCCCTGGAGTAGGTCCGGCGAGGAGCATCCCCGCTACTTTCATCCCTATCCGGACCCGGGCAAGGTCTATGGCGACAACCAGACCTATCCTGGAGTCTGCCGGACGGCCGAAGGCGACCTGCTGGTGTGGATGAGTGTCAACGGGGCCCCGCACGACTTTAACGACTTTCTGTTGGTCCGGTCTCGGGACGAGGGCAGGAACTGGGGGGAGCCGGTCCTGGTCAGCAAGTTGTCCGACGGAGGCAGGCCGGGCTTTTTCTTCGGACACAAGGACGGCCGCCTGTCCTGCCTCTACACCTACGAGTGGAACTCCGGGGTTGCCGGCCCCAAGGTGGCCTATTCGGAGGACGGTGGGCGAACCTGGACTCCGGCCCGGCCCTTGGAAGTGAGTGGGAAACCGTTGCAGGCCGCGGCCAGGGAAGGGAAGATCGGTCCCTACTCGCCTGTGACTCGATACTCGGACGGCACCCTGCTTCAGTTCTACTACCACGTGCAAACGGTGGTGGGTGGAAGCGTGGAGTCGAACGCCGAGCGGCGAGACCGCTCGCTGGCCATTCGCTCCACCGACGACGGCAGGACCTGGACGGGCCCCTACTACCTCGACCCCGAGAACTTCGACAGCAACGAGTGCATGGGAGTGGAATGCGGCGACGGCAGCATCGTGGCCTTCGCCCGCACCCTGCGGTCTCCCTTCATGTGGATGAGCCGCTCCAGGGACAAGGGCCTCACCTGGTCCAGGCAGGTGCCCTCCGACTGCACCGGCGAGTGCCCCCAATTGCTGCGTCACAGCTCGGGGGTGCTCATCATGGGCAGCCGGGGCTCCGGCATCTTCATGAAGACCAGTATCGACGAGGGCTTGAGCTGGTCTCGGGAAACTCGCATCTCCCTTTGTTCGGGGATGATGGGGATGACCGAGATGAAGGATGGGCGGGTGCTGGTGGTCTTCCATGAAGCCTACCGCACGCCGACCCGCATTCGCGGACACTACATGAGGGTGAGGCCCGACGGCAGCCTGACATCTGCCTGAAACACTGTGAACCGGAGGTTCCATCCATGAAGGTCAACATTCTTTCCGATCGGGCGGTTTCCGCAAACCTGGCCGCGGGCGACAGCGGCAGCGCCTGCGCCTATCCGCTCTCCATCCGCCTCAAGGACGGGTCCCTCTGCTGCGTTTACCGGCAG is a window from the Acidobacteriota bacterium genome containing:
- a CDS encoding sialidase family protein — protein: MSSGELLPRRDFIKGAVALSGLGGCVGVSPEVVSLEPRLDPDRSFWTFVGSEEWSQDGQGVLYSPVWNQRKARFSDLLKREDFAYPSREVLADTDISLEFQTFYWSVTNLSIVLRAQDDRRFYCVGFDDMGRKGAKYAVRLFVQDGSGYRRDIASGFAPHPGLPERWVQRGPRPEEWEKATPGWIKARVLAEGDRIQVLVDGQRVLETRDGTYRAGRAGLMVRGPVKMRRLSLRGRRGRLDSPWSRSGEEHPRYFHPYPDPGKVYGDNQTYPGVCRTAEGDLLVWMSVNGAPHDFNDFLLVRSRDEGRNWGEPVLVSKLSDGGRPGFFFGHKDGRLSCLYTYEWNSGVAGPKVAYSEDGGRTWTPARPLEVSGKPLQAAAREGKIGPYSPVTRYSDGTLLQFYYHVQTVVGGSVESNAERRDRSLAIRSTDDGRTWTGPYYLDPENFDSNECMGVECGDGSIVAFARTLRSPFMWMSRSRDKGLTWSRQVPSDCTGECPQLLRHSSGVLIMGSRGSGIFMKTSIDEGLSWSRETRISLCSGMMGMTEMKDGRVLVVFHEAYRTPTRIRGHYMRVRPDGSLTSA